CGGAGGAAGCCACCCGTACCCGTTCAGCCCCACTCCAGTGAACGCCTGCCAGCCGGTAACGGGAAGCCAGTTGCTGCAAATCACCGATAAGTATCCGGTTATAGCAGGCAGGATCAATTTCCCGGATGAGCTGCTCATATTGCGGAATAGTCCATCCGGGTTTTCTCAGCACTATCCGTGAGGCGCCTGCATCCAGCAGGGCTTTGATAGTTTGTGCTTCTTCGCGCAGTGCTTCCGGGAACGTGATAATCCAGATCAAGGTGCCAGTATTTACTTGTGTGCTGCGCCGGAATATTCCGGACGCTACACTGAAAGTATGAATTATTACAGGTAAATCTCTCCACCCTGTGCAGCAAACGCTGCTGCTTTTTCCTTCATACCTTCTTCCACGGCTGCATATGTTTCCATCCCTTTTTCTGCGGCAAAATCCCGGACCTCCTGGGTGATTTTCATCGAGCAGAAATTAGGTCCGCACATCGAGCAGAAATGCGCTACTTTGGCGCCATCTGCGGGCAGCGTTTCATCGTGATAGGAACGGGCCGTTTCCGGATCCAGGGAAAGGTTGAACTGATCTTCCCACCGGAACTCGAAGCGGGCTTTGCTGAGGGCATTGTCTCTGTGCTGTGCTCCCGGATGGCCTTTGGCGAGGTCGGCGGCATGTGCTGCCAGTTTATAAGTGATCACTCCCTGCCTTACATCTTCCTTGTTCGGCAATCCCAGGTGTTCCTTGGGCGTTACATAACAGAGCATGGCCGTGCCAAACCAGCCAATCATCGCAGCACCTATGCCGGAAGTGATATGGTCGTATCCCGGAGCGATATCGGTGGTGAGTGGGCCCAGTGTATAAAACGGCGCTTCATGACAGTGTTGTAACTGCTTGTCCATATTGGCTTTGATCAGATGCATAGGAACATGCCCTGGTCCTTCTATCATTACCTGTACATGATGCTTCCATGCAATTTTGGTTAGTTCTCCTAATGTTTCCAGTTCCGCGAACTGTGCGGCATCGTTGGCATCTGCAATACTACCCGGGCGCAGGCCATCTCCCAGCGAAAAGGATACATCATAGGCTTTCATGATCTCACAGATCTCTTCGAAATGCGTATACAGGAAGTTTTCCTGGTGATGCGCCAGGCACCACTTGGCCATAATAGAGCCACCGCGTGATACGATTCCTGTAACCCTGCGTGCAGTGAGCGGAATATATCTCAGCAGTACTCCTGCGTGAATGGTGAAGTAATCAACACCCTGTTCCGCCTGTTCTATCAG
The genomic region above belongs to Chitinophaga sp. 180180018-3 and contains:
- the thiC gene encoding phosphomethylpyrimidine synthase ThiC, translated to MHQQSAALNCSPFPASEKFYVPGNIHPIRVGMRKITLTDTRLHGKNGAATPNPPVIVYDTSGAFTDPAVHIDVTTGIPRIREEWIRSRNNVEELPEYFSPYVRQLMTQGDKMPRMSLTHKPLRASAGANITQLYYAQQGIITPEMEYVAIRENQYADKLHEQHNALWQQHPGNSFGANTPARFITPEFVRDEIAAGRAIIPSNINHPESEPMIIGRNFLVKVNANIGNSAVTSSIEEEVDKAVWACRWGADTIMDLSTGKNIHETREWIIRNAPVPIGTVPIYQALEKVNGKAEALTWEIFRDTLIEQAEQGVDYFTIHAGVLLRYIPLTARRVTGIVSRGGSIMAKWCLAHHQENFLYTHFEEICEIMKAYDVSFSLGDGLRPGSIADANDAAQFAELETLGELTKIAWKHHVQVMIEGPGHVPMHLIKANMDKQLQHCHEAPFYTLGPLTTDIAPGYDHITSGIGAAMIGWFGTAMLCYVTPKEHLGLPNKEDVRQGVITYKLAAHAADLAKGHPGAQHRDNALSKARFEFRWEDQFNLSLDPETARSYHDETLPADGAKVAHFCSMCGPNFCSMKITQEVRDFAAEKGMETYAAVEEGMKEKAAAFAAQGGEIYL